A single window of Castor canadensis chromosome 3, mCasCan1.hap1v2, whole genome shotgun sequence DNA harbors:
- the Cebpe gene encoding CCAAT/enhancer-binding protein epsilon, whose protein sequence is MSHGTYYECEPRGGQQPLEFSGGRAGPGELGDMCEHEASIDLSAYIESGEEQLLSDLFAMKPAPEGRGLKGPGTPAFPHYLPPDPRPFAYPPHTFGPDRKALGPAVYSSPGSYDPRAVAVKEEPRGPEGSRGASRGGYNPLQYQVAHCGQTAMHLPPTLAAPSQPLRVLKAPLAAAAPPCSPLLKAPSPAGPSHKGKKAVNKDSLEYRLRRERNNIAVRKSRDKAKRRILETQQKVLEYMAENERLRSRVEQLTQELDTLRNLFRQIPEAANLIKGVGGCS, encoded by the exons ATGTCCCACGGGACCTACTATGAGTGTGAGCCCCGGGGTGGCCAGCAGCCACTTGAATTTTCAGGAGGCCGAGCTGGACCCGGGGAGCTAGGGGACATGTGTGAGCATGAGGCCTCCATTGATCTCTCTGCCTACATCGAGTCTGGGGAGGAGCAGCTACTCTCGGACCTTTTTGCCATGAAGCCAGCACCTGAGGGCCGAGGCCTTAAGGGTCCTGGAACTCCTGCCTTCCCCCACTACCTGCCGCCTGACCCACGGCCCTTTGCTTACCCTCCACATACCTTCGGGCCAGACAGGAAGGCATTGGGGCCTGCCGTCTACAGCAGCCCAGGGAGCTATGACCCCAGGGCTGTGGCTGTAAAGGAGGAGCCTCGCGGGCCAGAGGGCAGTCGAGGTGCCAGCCGAGGTGGCTACAATCCCCTGCAGTATCAAGTGGCACACTGTGGACAGACGGCCATGCACCTGCCCCCAACCCTGGCAGCACCCAGTCAGCCCCTGCGTGTCCTCAAG GCCCCTCTGGCCGCTGCTGCGCCCCCCTGCAGTCCCCTCCTCAAGGCACCCTCCCCAGCTGGCCCTTCGCACAAGGGCAAGAAAGCAGTGAACAAAGACAGCCTTGAGTACCGGCTGCGGCGAGAGCGAAACAACATCGCTGTGCGCAAAAGCAGGGACAAGGCCAAAAGACGCATTCTGGAGACGCAGCAGAAGGTGTTAGAGTACATGGCAGAGAATGAGCGCCTGCGCAGCCGCGTGGAGCAGCTCACCCAAGAGCTGGACACCCTCCGCAACCTCTTCCGCCAGATCCCTGAGGCTGCCAACCTCATCAAGGGTGTGGGGGGCTGCAGCTGA